A genome region from Natranaeroarchaeum sulfidigenes includes the following:
- a CDS encoding reverse transcriptase-like protein, which produces MAAHGRPALRDLFDESPTPHIAHPPRTHHRDFYVATDGSYRKESGGLGVVIETREGKRVARLSLPQPVPDNNVAEYRALHLGLDVLATRSPPNARVGVLVDHDELAGNVNNAILATQHPDGKPPHPLSPPQNTTNHWRGIRARLSGFGEVRAARINSEDNPAHPLANAPDQYAHVNHEPDRCVLPGSAESPTSEFPPPSRADRHASD; this is translated from the coding sequence ATGGCCGCGCATGGCCGGCCCGCACTGCGAGACCTGTTCGACGAGTCACCGACGCCGCATATCGCGCACCCGCCGCGGACTCATCATCGAGACTTCTACGTGGCGACAGACGGCTCCTATCGCAAGGAGAGCGGCGGCCTCGGCGTCGTAATCGAAACACGTGAAGGAAAGCGGGTGGCGAGACTGTCGCTCCCACAGCCCGTCCCGGATAACAACGTCGCCGAGTATCGGGCGCTCCATCTCGGGCTCGACGTGCTGGCCACTCGCTCCCCACCGAACGCGCGCGTCGGCGTCCTCGTCGACCACGACGAGCTCGCCGGAAACGTCAACAACGCCATCCTCGCGACGCAGCATCCCGACGGCAAGCCACCGCATCCGCTCTCGCCGCCACAGAACACGACGAACCACTGGCGGGGAATCCGCGCCCGACTCTCGGGCTTCGGGGAAGTACGGGCCGCCCGCATCAACAGCGAGGACAATCCGGCACACCCGCTCGCGAACGCGCCCGACCAGTACGCTCACGTTAACCACGAACCAGACCGCTGCGTACTGCCCGGCTCTGCCGAGTCGCCGACGAGCGAGTTCCCCCCACCGTCGCGGGCGGATCGACACGCGAGCGACTAG